From the Spiroplasma chrysopicola DF-1 genome, one window contains:
- a CDS encoding SIS domain-containing protein yields MIFGLNQQDLKTMGSIYTAQEIFQQPKVWAEIIELVTKEEKKIKAFLKLFNLKKTKIIFTGSGSSEFAGVILADYLKLQGYHAVSNAATDIVSNPAVYFNNSEEPIILISFARSGNSPESIGAITMAEQIVPNLFQIIITCNREGQLYQKNQNNKKTLSLLLPPATNDQSFAMTSSFTSMLLTAFLIFNQDDSSLKIELNDLITKTEEFLTQNYRQIVALATVPAERVVFLGTNILKGFAQEASLKLLELTNGKIVSTFNTALGFRHGPKAIITPKTTVLFFLSQDKYTRQYDFDLLKELFHDNIAGEIIVFDSIIDEEIMPYCNKYLPWPLQTSNDVISGLQAIVWAQIYALFIALRFEITPDNPCPTGQINRVVKGVKIYPWKK; encoded by the coding sequence ATGATTTTTGGATTAAACCAACAAGACCTTAAAACAATGGGGTCAATTTATACAGCGCAAGAAATTTTTCAACAACCGAAGGTATGAGCAGAAATTATTGAGTTAGTAACAAAAGAAGAAAAAAAAATTAAAGCTTTTTTGAAGCTTTTTAATCTTAAAAAAACAAAAATTATTTTTACAGGTTCAGGATCAAGTGAATTTGCGGGTGTGATTTTGGCTGATTATCTAAAATTACAAGGATATCATGCCGTTAGTAATGCCGCAACTGATATAGTCTCAAATCCAGCAGTTTATTTTAATAACAGTGAAGAACCAATTATTTTGATTTCATTTGCTCGTTCTGGAAACTCTCCTGAATCAATAGGAGCCATTACTATGGCTGAACAAATTGTTCCAAACTTATTTCAAATTATTATTACTTGTAATAGAGAGGGCCAATTGTATCAAAAAAATCAAAACAATAAAAAAACATTGAGTTTATTATTACCACCAGCAACAAATGATCAATCATTTGCGATGACATCAAGTTTTACTAGCATGCTTTTAACAGCATTCTTAATTTTTAACCAAGATGATAGTAGTTTAAAAATTGAATTAAATGATTTAATTACTAAAACTGAAGAATTTTTAACCCAAAATTATCGCCAAATTGTTGCTTTAGCCACAGTACCAGCAGAACGGGTTGTTTTTTTAGGAACAAATATTTTAAAAGGGTTTGCGCAAGAAGCAAGTTTAAAATTATTAGAATTAACAAATGGGAAAATAGTAAGTACTTTTAATACTGCTTTAGGTTTCCGCCACGGTCCTAAAGCAATCATCACGCCAAAAACAACTGTATTATTTTTCTTAAGCCAAGACAAATATACTCGCCAATATGATTTTGATCTTTTAAAAGAACTCTTTCATGATAATATTGCCGGGGAAATCATTGTTTTTGACAGTATAATTGATGAAGAAATTATGCCTTATTGTAATAAATATCTTCCTTGGCCATTACAAACTAGCAACGATGTTATTAGTGGATTACAAGCAATTGTGTGAGCGCAAATTTATGCTTTATTTATTGCGCTTCGATTTGAAATTACCCCTGATAACCCTTGTCCAACTGGTCAAATCAATCGCGTTGTTAAAGGAGTAAAAATTTATCCGTGAAAAAAATAG
- a CDS encoding TMEM164 family acyltransferase: MITFSWILAIILSFFLWASLWMFPKFYKKTANHWYLRVVMAIWILIVEGQRFYAMLNNGGWQHFPNYFSLYSCSIVAWVSVIILFFPHKIFLECFFPLAIFGPILTLFFPTYLVPLTDFYYYIFFFGHTFSLFAFLYVYLYGLSDFKVKKDTVKNVIVKSILTGLIMLLAVELFNQYFDTNYIIGDIAGALGLGDWARPWQFVITFVLGLLMIIIGDVILYFSKPIYAYKSQVKLHDTYWEIWMHKIKTKLKKPKKQKAKDKE, encoded by the coding sequence ATGATAACATTTTCATGAATTTTAGCAATTATTCTGTCATTTTTTTTATGGGCTAGTCTATGAATGTTTCCAAAATTTTATAAAAAAACAGCCAACCATTGATACTTAAGAGTGGTTATGGCAATTTGGATTTTAATAGTTGAAGGACAACGTTTTTATGCCATGTTAAATAATGGAGGATGACAGCATTTTCCAAATTATTTTTCGTTATATTCTTGTTCAATTGTCGCATGGGTATCTGTTATTATATTATTTTTTCCGCACAAAATCTTTTTAGAATGTTTTTTCCCATTAGCAATTTTTGGACCAATTTTAACTTTATTTTTTCCAACTTATTTAGTACCATTAACTGATTTTTATTATTATATTTTCTTTTTTGGACATACATTTAGTTTATTTGCCTTTTTATATGTCTATTTATATGGCTTAAGTGATTTTAAAGTTAAAAAAGATACGGTTAAAAATGTTATTGTTAAATCAATTTTAACCGGTTTGATTATGTTACTGGCCGTGGAATTATTTAATCAATATTTTGACACAAATTATATTATTGGCGATATTGCCGGGGCTTTAGGGTTAGGAGACTGAGCACGACCATGACAATTTGTTATTACATTTGTTCTGGGTCTATTAATGATCATAATTGGAGATGTGATACTATACTTTTCAAAACCAATTTATGCTTATAAAAGCCAAGTTAAATTACATGATACATATTGAGAAATTTGAATGCATAAAATTAAAACAAAATTAAAAAAACCAAAAAAACAGAAAGCAAAGGATAAAGAGTAA
- a CDS encoding oxidoreductase produces the protein MAKQQKVAIVTGASSGIGKVIAIELSKQGYLVYGLARRLERMEQELKPFGIIPVQVDVTDDNSIVKAITNIITKSSRIDVLVNNAGYGLYGTIEDTNLAEARQQFEVNLFALARVTQLVLPQMRAQKSGYIFNLSSIMGVISHPVGGWYAASKFAVEGLSNSLRLETRKFGINVVVIEPGAIKSEWSHLAAETLAKTAQTSAYQEEINLALGMLPGPDFGHDPIVIAKLITKALRKRHPKARYHGGYLAGRTLWAKRHLSDKHFDNIMMRSLAKLARKQAKKKVKRG, from the coding sequence ATGGCTAAACAACAAAAAGTTGCAATTGTGACAGGAGCTTCATCAGGGATTGGGAAAGTAATTGCAATTGAACTAAGTAAACAAGGTTATTTAGTATACGGTTTAGCTCGTCGCCTTGAACGAATGGAACAGGAATTAAAACCATTTGGAATTATTCCAGTCCAAGTTGATGTAACTGATGATAATAGCATTGTTAAAGCAATTACAAATATTATCACAAAAAGTAGTCGTATTGATGTGTTAGTCAATAATGCTGGGTATGGTTTATATGGGACAATTGAAGACACCAACTTAGCAGAAGCCCGTCAGCAATTTGAAGTTAATCTTTTTGCCTTAGCACGAGTAACACAACTAGTATTACCCCAGATGCGCGCTCAAAAAAGTGGCTATATTTTTAACCTTTCATCAATTATGGGAGTTATTTCTCATCCTGTTGGAGGTTGATATGCTGCTAGTAAATTTGCTGTTGAAGGGTTAAGCAATTCATTACGATTAGAAACAAGAAAATTTGGGATTAATGTTGTTGTAATTGAGCCAGGAGCAATTAAGTCAGAATGATCACATTTAGCGGCTGAAACCCTAGCGAAAACCGCCCAAACTTCAGCTTATCAAGAAGAAATTAATTTAGCATTAGGAATGTTACCAGGACCAGATTTTGGTCATGACCCAATTGTGATTGCAAAATTAATTACAAAAGCCCTTCGTAAACGTCATCCCAAAGCCCGTTACCATGGGGGATATTTAGCAGGGCGAACATTATGAGCTAAACGCCATTTAAGTGATAAACATTTTGATAACATTATGATGCGCTCATTGGCAAAACTAGCAAGAAAACAAGCCAAGAAAAAAGTAAAAAGAGGTTAG
- the thrS gene encoding threonine--tRNA ligase: protein MIKIILPDGQEKKFQAPLSVEQLASSIAISLGKATWGAIIDGKWYQRDEIITTGGKLELITEKSANAVQLINSSASLLLAHTLQEMYPEIKIAQSELTAEGFYLDFDLTPSIKEGDLVKIEEQFKQNLASHLQGQKLCEPIALGLKRYQDNPYLHELLQNVNQAKICSYQIGDNFYYQPFDFVNFKLIKAFKIMGLAGAYWQNNAKNKMLQRISAISHFSISQFDEMLKELNDRKERDHRKIGKDLEIFTFDNLIGPGLPIWLPNGMALKKIIQEYIREKEWEYDFVEVETPVIGTDEMYKISGHWDHYQENMFPVMERDNEASVLRPMACPHHIAVFNYKQRSYRELPLRIAEHAILHRFESSGSLTGLERVRMMTLTDSHIFVRNSQIKNEFKRCFKLINEVLATFNIKVDYYSLSLRDPNNKEKYYDDDQMWENAEKMLQEALDELAIPYVPMLGEAAFYGPKLDIQIKTVLNHEITVSTLQFDFLLPKKFNLSYINSKGETSSPTIIHRGLIGTYERFIAILLEQTNGVLPLWLAPTQIAIIPVALKASHLEYSQKLQQQFKQLKIRTIVDQRDERLSYKIRDAQTSKIPYQLVIGDKEVEENVITYRQYGNQEQITLPFDQFIIQLNDLIINKK, encoded by the coding sequence ATGATTAAAATAATTTTACCCGATGGGCAAGAAAAAAAATTTCAAGCCCCCCTTAGTGTTGAACAATTAGCAAGTAGTATTGCTATTAGTTTAGGAAAAGCAACTTGAGGAGCTATTATTGATGGAAAATGGTATCAACGTGATGAAATTATCACAACAGGAGGGAAATTAGAATTAATAACAGAAAAATCGGCAAATGCTGTACAATTAATTAATAGTAGTGCTAGTTTATTGTTAGCACATACCTTACAAGAAATGTATCCCGAAATAAAAATTGCCCAAAGTGAATTAACAGCAGAAGGTTTCTATCTTGATTTTGACCTTACTCCTAGCATTAAAGAAGGGGATTTAGTTAAAATTGAAGAACAATTTAAGCAAAATCTTGCTAGTCATTTGCAAGGGCAAAAATTGTGTGAACCAATAGCGTTAGGATTAAAACGTTATCAAGATAATCCTTATTTACACGAATTACTACAAAATGTTAACCAGGCTAAAATTTGTTCATATCAAATTGGTGATAATTTTTATTACCAACCTTTTGATTTTGTTAATTTTAAACTAATTAAAGCTTTTAAAATTATGGGCTTAGCTGGAGCTTATTGACAAAATAATGCTAAAAATAAAATGTTGCAAAGAATAAGTGCTATTAGTCACTTTTCGATTAGCCAATTTGATGAAATGTTAAAAGAATTAAATGACCGTAAAGAACGTGATCATCGTAAAATTGGGAAAGATTTAGAGATTTTTACATTTGATAATTTAATTGGTCCAGGATTACCAATTTGATTACCAAATGGAATGGCTTTAAAAAAAATCATTCAAGAGTATATTCGTGAAAAAGAATGGGAATATGATTTTGTTGAAGTTGAAACTCCTGTTATAGGAACTGATGAAATGTATAAAATATCAGGACACTGAGATCATTATCAAGAAAATATGTTTCCTGTTATGGAACGTGATAATGAGGCAAGTGTTTTAAGACCAATGGCCTGTCCTCATCATATTGCTGTTTTTAATTACAAACAACGTAGTTATCGTGAGTTACCATTACGGATTGCTGAACATGCCATTTTACACCGTTTTGAATCTTCAGGAAGTTTAACGGGGTTAGAACGAGTACGAATGATGACTTTAACTGATTCCCATATTTTTGTTCGTAATAGCCAAATTAAGAATGAATTTAAACGCTGCTTTAAATTAATTAACGAAGTTTTAGCAACTTTTAATATTAAAGTAGATTATTATTCATTATCATTACGTGATCCAAATAATAAAGAAAAATATTATGATGATGATCAAATGTGAGAAAATGCGGAAAAAATGTTGCAAGAAGCTCTAGATGAACTAGCAATCCCATATGTGCCAATGCTTGGGGAAGCAGCTTTTTATGGGCCAAAGTTAGATATCCAAATTAAAACAGTCTTGAACCATGAAATTACTGTTTCAACTTTACAATTTGATTTTTTACTACCAAAAAAATTTAACTTATCATATATTAATTCAAAAGGAGAAACTTCAAGTCCAACAATCATTCACCGTGGGTTAATTGGAACGTATGAACGTTTTATCGCTATTTTATTAGAGCAAACTAACGGGGTTTTACCATTATGGCTAGCGCCAACGCAAATTGCGATTATTCCAGTTGCTTTAAAAGCAAGTCATTTAGAATATAGTCAAAAGTTGCAACAACAATTTAAACAATTAAAAATCCGAACAATTGTTGATCAACGTGATGAACGGTTAAGTTATAAAATTCGCGACGCCCAAACTTCAAAAATCCCTTATCAATTAGTAATTGGGGATAAAGAAGTTGAGGAGAATGTTATTACTTATCGTCAGTATGGAAATCAAGAACAAATTACACTCCCATTTGATCAATTTATTATCCAATTAAATGATTTAATTATTAATAAAAAGTAG
- the pyk gene encoding pyruvate kinase — MDKINLKDKMKRTKIITTIGPSTHSEEGILKLFDFGMNTIRLNFSHGDYEEQGARIVWTKEIIKKIGKPISIMLDTKGPEIRVGKMKDGKQEIVKGSKVTIYSLPAEYASREGTALEMTVSYDMSQDLKTGDVVLVDDGKLQLNVTDVQPGIITTEAFNHHVVKTNKRINLPGVAFTLPFLAEKDMADIKYGAEQGVDYIAASFVNTKENVLEIRQLLKEANAEHIQIIAKIESQIGINNIDDIIAAADGIMVARGDLGLEIPYYDVPYWEKIIIRKCREAGKVVIVATQMLESMTDNPHPTRAEVTDVYFATELGADATMLSGESANGDYPFITVDTMATINKRAEIEFYSKLYYEKQLENACKTTSGPRAEIAKKLAEKCKNGEYEYAVVLSNTGTLLKTVSKFRPNVVILGVSPTPELYTAFGVWHSIFMNKVDNYNEFKDNDHAIIEVAKKWGAKVGSKILFARSDVLKELIVE; from the coding sequence ATGGACAAAATAAACTTAAAAGATAAAATGAAAAGAACTAAAATTATTACAACAATTGGACCAAGTACTCATTCAGAGGAAGGGATTTTAAAATTGTTTGACTTTGGAATGAATACAATTCGTTTAAACTTTTCACATGGTGATTATGAAGAGCAAGGGGCACGTATTGTTTGAACAAAAGAAATTATTAAAAAAATTGGGAAACCAATCTCAATTATGCTTGATACAAAAGGGCCTGAAATTCGTGTTGGAAAAATGAAAGATGGTAAACAAGAAATTGTTAAAGGATCAAAAGTAACAATTTATTCATTACCAGCAGAATATGCTAGTCGTGAAGGAACAGCATTAGAAATGACAGTTTCATATGATATGTCACAAGACTTAAAAACTGGGGATGTTGTTTTAGTTGATGATGGAAAATTGCAATTAAATGTAACTGATGTGCAACCAGGGATTATTACAACTGAAGCATTTAATCATCACGTTGTAAAAACAAATAAAAGAATTAACTTACCAGGAGTAGCTTTTACATTACCATTCTTAGCTGAAAAAGATATGGCAGATATTAAATATGGGGCTGAACAAGGAGTTGACTATATTGCTGCTTCTTTTGTAAATACAAAAGAAAATGTTTTAGAAATTCGCCAATTATTAAAAGAAGCAAATGCTGAACATATTCAAATTATTGCTAAAATTGAATCACAAATTGGAATTAATAATATTGATGATATTATTGCCGCTGCTGATGGAATTATGGTTGCACGGGGAGATTTAGGATTAGAAATCCCATACTATGATGTACCATATTGAGAAAAAATTATTATTAGAAAATGTCGGGAAGCTGGCAAAGTTGTTATTGTGGCAACGCAAATGTTAGAATCAATGACTGATAATCCACATCCAACAAGAGCTGAAGTTACTGACGTTTACTTTGCAACAGAACTAGGTGCTGATGCAACAATGTTATCAGGAGAATCAGCTAATGGGGATTACCCATTTATTACTGTTGACACAATGGCAACAATTAATAAGAGAGCTGAAATAGAGTTTTACTCAAAATTATATTATGAAAAACAATTAGAAAATGCTTGTAAAACAACTTCAGGACCACGTGCTGAAATTGCTAAAAAATTAGCTGAAAAATGTAAGAATGGTGAATATGAATATGCAGTTGTGTTATCAAATACTGGAACATTATTAAAAACTGTTTCAAAATTTCGTCCAAATGTTGTAATTTTAGGAGTTTCTCCAACCCCAGAATTATATACTGCTTTTGGAGTATGACATTCAATTTTTATGAACAAAGTTGATAACTATAATGAATTTAAAGATAACGATCATGCAATTATTGAAGTTGCGAAAAAATGAGGAGCAAAAGTTGGATCAAAAATCTTATTTGCTCGTAGTGATGTATTAAAAGAATTAATAGTTGAATAA
- the pfkA gene encoding 6-phosphofructokinase, whose product MIKRIGILTSGGDSQGMNAAISGVVKTAIAKGLEVYAVKDGYLGLVNDWIEPVGVNFADSIINRGGTVLGTARLPEFKEVEVRQKAVANLKAKGIDALVVIGGDGSYQGAQKLTEMGINCVALPGTIDNDITSTDYTIGFDTAINIVVEALDRIRDTIQSHNRCAIVEVMGHSCGDIALYAGIAAGADIISINESALTEAEIASKVKEMHDKNKRSVIVVVSELIYPDLKKLARLVETTSGYVTREAVLAHIQRGGTPTAMERYRAFQMAKFAVEQILAGIGGIAVGNVGDEIVARPIMEALSIPRISRKDILADFTNLNDNIYKK is encoded by the coding sequence ATGATAAAACGGATTGGAATTCTTACTTCTGGTGGTGATTCACAGGGAATGAACGCCGCTATTAGTGGAGTAGTAAAAACTGCAATTGCTAAAGGTTTAGAAGTATATGCAGTAAAAGACGGTTATTTAGGATTAGTTAATGACTGAATTGAACCAGTTGGGGTTAATTTTGCTGATTCAATTATTAATCGTGGTGGAACAGTGTTAGGAACAGCGCGTTTACCTGAATTTAAAGAAGTTGAAGTTCGTCAAAAGGCTGTTGCCAATTTAAAAGCAAAAGGAATTGATGCATTAGTTGTTATTGGGGGTGATGGTAGTTACCAAGGCGCCCAAAAACTAACCGAAATGGGCATCAATTGTGTTGCTTTACCAGGAACAATTGATAATGATATTACTTCAACAGACTATACAATTGGTTTTGATACGGCAATTAATATTGTTGTTGAAGCCCTTGATCGCATTCGTGATACAATTCAATCTCATAATCGTTGTGCAATTGTTGAAGTAATGGGACATTCATGTGGTGATATTGCCTTATATGCTGGAATTGCCGCCGGAGCTGACATTATTTCAATAAATGAATCAGCTTTAACAGAAGCAGAAATTGCTTCAAAAGTTAAAGAAATGCATGATAAAAATAAACGTAGTGTAATTGTTGTTGTTAGTGAACTAATTTACCCTGATTTAAAAAAATTAGCCCGTTTAGTCGAAACAACTAGTGGTTATGTAACTCGTGAAGCTGTTTTAGCACATATTCAAAGGGGAGGAACTCCAACGGCGATGGAACGCTATCGCGCTTTCCAAATGGCAAAATTTGCGGTTGAACAAATTTTAGCCGGAATTGGGGGAATTGCTGTTGGTAATGTTGGGGATGAAATTGTCGCTCGCCCAATTATGGAAGCATTAAGCATTCCCCGCATCTCACGCAAAGATATTTTGGCTGATTTTACTAATTTAAATGATAATATCTATAAAAAATAA
- the tsf gene encoding translation elongation factor Ts translates to MVVTAQLVKELRTATGAGMLDCKKALEETNGNIDEAIKWLREKGITKAAKKSDRIAAEGLVGMTMKGNKVVVFEVNSETDFVAKNQQFLTLLDQIGATLVNSNVSTVEEVLQLDVNGQTLDALITNAIATIGEKITLRRFTILEVNDNQSIGAYVHSNKRIVAALLFDGVISEEAGKQLAMHVSAMRPQFVSREEMSQDFLASEKAILTAEAKNDPKNVGKPDNILEKMVEGRLNKQLAEISLLDQAFVINPDQKVSDFLKANNVSVKKMIRYEVGEGIEKEQVDFAQEVMAQVRK, encoded by the coding sequence ATGGTAGTTACTGCACAATTAGTTAAAGAATTACGTACTGCAACCGGAGCAGGAATGCTTGATTGTAAAAAAGCATTAGAAGAAACAAACGGAAATATTGATGAAGCAATCAAATGATTACGTGAAAAAGGAATCACAAAAGCAGCAAAAAAATCTGATCGTATTGCCGCTGAAGGATTAGTTGGAATGACAATGAAAGGAAATAAAGTTGTTGTTTTTGAAGTAAATTCAGAAACAGACTTTGTTGCAAAAAACCAACAATTTTTAACTTTATTAGATCAAATTGGAGCAACTTTAGTAAACAGTAATGTTAGTACTGTTGAAGAAGTATTGCAATTAGATGTTAATGGCCAAACATTAGATGCCTTAATTACAAATGCAATTGCCACAATTGGAGAAAAAATTACTTTACGTCGTTTTACAATTTTAGAAGTAAATGATAATCAATCAATTGGTGCGTATGTTCACTCAAATAAACGAATTGTTGCCGCATTATTATTTGATGGGGTAATTAGTGAAGAAGCTGGAAAACAATTAGCAATGCATGTTTCAGCAATGCGTCCTCAATTTGTCTCACGCGAAGAAATGAGCCAAGACTTTTTAGCAAGTGAAAAAGCAATTTTAACAGCGGAAGCTAAAAACGATCCAAAAAATGTTGGAAAACCAGATAACATTTTAGAAAAAATGGTTGAAGGTCGTTTAAACAAACAATTAGCAGAAATTTCATTACTTGATCAAGCTTTTGTTATTAATCCTGATCAAAAAGTTAGTGACTTTTTAAAAGCTAATAATGTTAGTGTTAAAAAAATGATTCGTTATGAAGTTGGGGAAGGAATTGAAAAAGAGCAAGTAGATTTTGCTCAAGAAGTTATGGCCCAAGTTCGTAAATAA
- the rpsB gene encoding 30S ribosomal protein S2: protein MAKELTREMLWEAGAQFGHQTKRWNPKMKPYIYGEKNKVHIIDLQQTLWRLEDVKKLMATLATKKGKILFVGTKKQAKWIVKDAAERSENFYVNQRWLGGTLTNLKTIHLRVKRLWNIERQEKNGELKLLPKKEQILIKKEKEKLEKFLGGIKGMKELPQALFVVDPKEEYIAVKEAQKLRIPVIAICDTNVDPDGIDYIIPANDDTTRAIAIITHHIADLYGDAMGLKMSEPQFKPSEFVRREGDDNRPERREFGKRDFNRPERREQSGPRPVVAPVVEKPVTDTAPVVEKPVKTPVPTPVEKAPVIEETNSAFASIGVIDNDLEKSLTKLKVDQLEKIASEFGLKKAKKAEMIEQLTALLQISNNQIVKK, encoded by the coding sequence ATGGCAAAAGAATTAACAAGAGAAATGCTTTGGGAAGCCGGAGCACAATTTGGTCATCAAACAAAAAGATGAAATCCAAAAATGAAACCATATATTTATGGAGAAAAAAATAAGGTTCATATTATTGACCTACAACAAACATTATGAAGACTTGAAGATGTTAAAAAATTAATGGCAACATTAGCAACAAAAAAAGGTAAAATCCTTTTTGTTGGAACAAAAAAACAAGCAAAATGAATTGTCAAAGATGCAGCAGAACGTAGTGAAAACTTCTATGTTAATCAACGTTGATTAGGAGGTACATTAACTAACTTAAAAACAATCCACTTACGTGTTAAACGCTTATGAAATATTGAACGTCAGGAAAAAAATGGCGAATTAAAATTATTACCAAAAAAAGAACAAATTCTAATTAAAAAAGAAAAAGAAAAATTAGAAAAATTCCTAGGTGGAATCAAAGGAATGAAAGAATTACCACAAGCATTATTTGTCGTAGATCCAAAAGAAGAATACATTGCTGTAAAGGAAGCACAAAAATTAAGAATCCCTGTTATTGCAATTTGTGATACTAACGTTGATCCTGATGGTATTGATTATATCATTCCGGCTAATGATGATACAACAAGAGCAATTGCGATTATTACTCATCATATTGCTGATTTATATGGTGATGCTATGGGCTTAAAAATGTCAGAACCACAATTTAAACCAAGTGAATTTGTTCGCCGTGAAGGTGATGATAATCGTCCAGAACGTCGTGAATTTGGAAAAAGAGATTTTAATCGTCCAGAACGTCGTGAACAATCAGGACCAAGACCAGTTGTTGCCCCAGTCGTTGAAAAACCAGTTACTGATACAGCACCAGTCGTTGAAAAACCAGTTAAGACGCCAGTCCCAACTCCTGTTGAAAAAGCTCCAGTAATTGAAGAAACTAACTCAGCTTTTGCAAGTATTGGAGTTATTGACAATGATCTTGAAAAAAGTTTAACAAAATTAAAAGTTGATCAATTAGAAAAAATTGCCAGCGAATTTGGTTTAAAAAAAGCTAAAAAAGCTGAAATGATTGAACAATTAACAGCATTATTACAAATTAGTAATAATCAAATCGTAAAAAAATAA